In one window of Arachis ipaensis cultivar K30076 chromosome B06, Araip1.1, whole genome shotgun sequence DNA:
- the LOC107645691 gene encoding protein DEFECTIVE IN MERISTEM SILENCING 3 isoform X2 — MSKLNQNDANHESIKNEIKKHEDNLKFLNSQSNRLAESILDLQVSLGRYHSCSVITPDNESGSSNTEDDTAEQILKKENSAAGIFCWLKANAQTSNLALEKDAVGVVATLARVESDELSRILSEYLGLQTMLAIVCSTNEGVNALEKYNPEGTINCNAGLHGIGSSIKRKVNGRFAVICLEAFRPYVGGFVANDPQKKLAIPKPRFPNEECPAGFIDYAVNMLYLESNNLSFVTSSGHGLRETLFYGLLSGLQVYRTRNEMMSALPCIDEGAVSLDGGMIKKNGMFVLGSRKDVEVKFGIVSGRSGVVPPNYSQAEEVVRRLKWESTKLAEDIQREQQLLDHLKAKSADKVA, encoded by the exons ATGTCTAAG CTAAACCAAAATGATGCTAATCATGAGAGCATTAAGAATGAGATAAAGAAACATGAAGATAACCTTAAATTCCTTAATTCTCAATCAAATCGACTAGCCGAATCAATACTTGACTTACAAG TGAGTCTTGGAAGGTACCATTCGTGTAGTGTAATTACACCAGACAATGAAAGTGGTTCATCTAATACCGAGGACGATACAGCAGAACAGATATTGAAGAAAGAGAATTCAGCTGCTGGCATATTCTGTTGGCTGAAAGCCAATGCTCAGACATCGAATTTGGCTTTGGAAAAGGATGCTGTGGGAGTTGTGGCAACCCTTGCCAGGGTTGAGAGCGATGAACTTAGCAG GATCCTCTCTGAGTATTTGGGATTGCAGACCATGCTTGCAATTGTCTGCAGTACTAATGAAGGTGTTAATGCATTGGAGAAGTACAACCCTGAAGGCACAATAAACTGTAATGCAGGCTTACATGGAATTGGATCTTCAATTAAAAGGAAAGTAAATGGCCGATTTGCTGTCATATGTCTTGAAGCTTTCAG ACCATATGTTGGAGGTTTTGTAGCCAATGATCCACAAAAGAAGTTGGCTATTCCAAAGCCAAGATTTCCAAACGAGGAGTGCCCGGCTGGGTTCATTGATTATGCAGTGAACATGCTCTATTTAGAGTCCAATAACTTATCTTTTGTTACTTCTAGTGGTCACGGTCTTAGAGAGACACTATTTTATGGCCTTCTCTCTGGCCTACAAGTATACAGAACCCGAAATGAAATGATGTCTGCTCTCCCATGCATTGATGAAGGAGCTGTGTCATTAGATGGTGGAATGATCAAGAAAAATGGAATGTTTGTTCTTGGTAGTAG GAAAGATGTAGAAGTGAAGTTTGGTATAGTTTCGGGAAGAAGTGGTGTGGTTCCTCCAAATTATAGTCAAGCTGAAGAAGTGGTGAGGAGGCTGAAATGGGAAAGCACCAAGCTTGCTGAAGACATACAAAGAGAGCAGCAACTATTGGACCATTTGAAGGCAAAGTCCGCAGACAAAGTAGCTTGA
- the LOC107645691 gene encoding protein DEFECTIVE IN MERISTEM SILENCING 3 isoform X1, with amino-acid sequence MYVDEAVTFFVLNQNDANHESIKNEIKKHEDNLKFLNSQSNRLAESILDLQVSLGRYHSCSVITPDNESGSSNTEDDTAEQILKKENSAAGIFCWLKANAQTSNLALEKDAVGVVATLARVESDELSRILSEYLGLQTMLAIVCSTNEGVNALEKYNPEGTINCNAGLHGIGSSIKRKVNGRFAVICLEAFRPYVGGFVANDPQKKLAIPKPRFPNEECPAGFIDYAVNMLYLESNNLSFVTSSGHGLRETLFYGLLSGLQVYRTRNEMMSALPCIDEGAVSLDGGMIKKNGMFVLGSRKDVEVKFGIVSGRSGVVPPNYSQAEEVVRRLKWESTKLAEDIQREQQLLDHLKAKSADKVA; translated from the exons ATGTATGTGGATGAAGCGGTGACATTTTTTGTG CTAAACCAAAATGATGCTAATCATGAGAGCATTAAGAATGAGATAAAGAAACATGAAGATAACCTTAAATTCCTTAATTCTCAATCAAATCGACTAGCCGAATCAATACTTGACTTACAAG TGAGTCTTGGAAGGTACCATTCGTGTAGTGTAATTACACCAGACAATGAAAGTGGTTCATCTAATACCGAGGACGATACAGCAGAACAGATATTGAAGAAAGAGAATTCAGCTGCTGGCATATTCTGTTGGCTGAAAGCCAATGCTCAGACATCGAATTTGGCTTTGGAAAAGGATGCTGTGGGAGTTGTGGCAACCCTTGCCAGGGTTGAGAGCGATGAACTTAGCAG GATCCTCTCTGAGTATTTGGGATTGCAGACCATGCTTGCAATTGTCTGCAGTACTAATGAAGGTGTTAATGCATTGGAGAAGTACAACCCTGAAGGCACAATAAACTGTAATGCAGGCTTACATGGAATTGGATCTTCAATTAAAAGGAAAGTAAATGGCCGATTTGCTGTCATATGTCTTGAAGCTTTCAG ACCATATGTTGGAGGTTTTGTAGCCAATGATCCACAAAAGAAGTTGGCTATTCCAAAGCCAAGATTTCCAAACGAGGAGTGCCCGGCTGGGTTCATTGATTATGCAGTGAACATGCTCTATTTAGAGTCCAATAACTTATCTTTTGTTACTTCTAGTGGTCACGGTCTTAGAGAGACACTATTTTATGGCCTTCTCTCTGGCCTACAAGTATACAGAACCCGAAATGAAATGATGTCTGCTCTCCCATGCATTGATGAAGGAGCTGTGTCATTAGATGGTGGAATGATCAAGAAAAATGGAATGTTTGTTCTTGGTAGTAG GAAAGATGTAGAAGTGAAGTTTGGTATAGTTTCGGGAAGAAGTGGTGTGGTTCCTCCAAATTATAGTCAAGCTGAAGAAGTGGTGAGGAGGCTGAAATGGGAAAGCACCAAGCTTGCTGAAGACATACAAAGAGAGCAGCAACTATTGGACCATTTGAAGGCAAAGTCCGCAGACAAAGTAGCTTGA
- the LOC107645692 gene encoding uncharacterized protein LOC107645692 — protein sequence MDLEPETRRKIEDMVMDLLKQSNIEETTEFSIRVAASERLGIDLSDPNRKQFVRNVVESYLRTVAAEDATVAAEQKPPELIAPPEEPIEAALQLPKLSTEVKDDCDQVIFQLSNKRNVVVKKFKGTTLVSIREFFQKDGKQIPTSKGISLSSEQWSTFKKNVPAIEEAITKLEGKMKSELHGKQNGDAYNSVVDVAPPLEHVPVEVSRFDGKNYQLWAQQMESLLKQLKIDYVLAELSPNAVLGENSSAEEIARTKNAERRWVNDDLMCRRNILTHLSDSLFCLYANRKMSAKELWEDLKLVYLYEEHGSKRAQVKKYLEFQMVDERAIVEQIQEFNSIADSLVAAGMFLDENFHASAIISKLPPSWKDFCIKSMREEYLPLWRLIDCIRMEEESRNGFKRVGEPYSRIGFNHSNKGGPRESDNKFPGMHRNKSESNGKSIACYICGKKGHLSKHCWRRYDKQGNERKAEDVCIPQEVNMVGGC from the exons ATGGATTTGGAACCAGAAACTCGACGGAAAATCGAGGACATGGTGATGGATTTACTCAAGCAATCCAACATAGAAGAGACTACTGAGTTCAGCATCCGAGTCGCCGCCTCCGAGCGACTCGGCATCGATCTCTCCGACCCCAACCGCAAGCAGTTCGTCAGAAACGTCGTCGAGTCTTATCTTCGAACCGTCGCTGCCGAAGACGCCACCGTTGCAGCCGAACAGAAACCGCCGGAACTGATCGCTCCTCCGGAGGAGCCCATAGAAGCGGCGTTGCAGTTGCCGAAGCTAAGTACGGAGGTTAAGGATGACTGCGACCAAGTCATTTTCCAG CTGTCAAACAAAAGGAATGTGGTGGTTAAAAAGTTCAAAGGGACAACATTGGTATCAATTAGAGAGTTTTTCCAGAAAGATGGAAAACAGATTCCCACTTCCAAAG GGATAAGTTTATCATCTGAACAATGGTCAACCTTCAAAAAGAATGTGCCAGCTATTGAGGAAGCTATTACAAAGTTGGAAGGAAAGATGAA ATCTGAGCTTCATGGTAAGCAAAATGGAGATGCCTATAATTCAGTTGTTGATGTGGCTCCTCCTCTTGAGCATGTCCCTGTTGAGGTCAGCCGTTTTGATGGGAAAAATTATCAATTATGGGCTCAGCAGATGGAATCACTTTTGAAACAGTTAAAGATTGATTATGTGCTTGCTGAACTAAGCCCAAATGCTGTGCTTGGTGAAAATTCTAGTGCTGAAGAAATTGCTAGAACCAAGAATGCAGAAAGGAGATGGGTGAATGATGATTTAATGTGCCGTCGCAATATCTTGACTCATTTATCTGATAGTCTATTTTGTCTCTATGCAAACAGAAAAATGAGTGCTAAGGAGTTATGGGAAGATTTAAAATTGGTTTATCTGTACGAGGAACATGGAAGCAAGAGAGCGCAGGTGAAAAAGTATCTTGAGTTTCAGATGGTTGATGAGAGAGCAATTGTTGAGCAAATCCAAGAATTTAATAGCATTGCAGATTCACTCGTTGCTGCTGGAATGTTTCTCGATGAAAACTTTCATGCGAGTGCCATCATTTCAAAGCTCCCACCATCCTGGAAGGACTTCTGCATCAAGTCAATGCGCGAGGAGTATCTCCCTTTATGGAGGCTAATTGATTGTATAAGGATGGAGGAAGAATCTCGCAACGGATTCAAACGAGTTGGTGAACCCTATAGTAGGATAGGATTTAACCATTCCAATAAAGGTGGACCAAGGGAAAGTGACAATAAGTTCCCAGGTATGCATAGGAATAAGTCAGAGAGTAATGGCAAGAGCATAGCCTGTTATATTTGTGGCAAGAAGGGGCATCTTTCTAAACACTGCTGGAGAAGATATGACAAACAAGGTAATGAAAGAAAGGCCGAAGATGTATGTATACCTCAAGAAGTTAACATGGTGGGGGGTTGTTAG